The Eriocheir sinensis breed Jianghai 21 chromosome 24, ASM2467909v1, whole genome shotgun sequence genome contains a region encoding:
- the LOC127003106 gene encoding zinc finger CCHC domain-containing protein 10-like yields the protein MDDVPWDMSPIPPPPSATEAIEEDLAFDANPALEIAVLETMEPKTGPELASQRLEAEPLPHQQHAVSTSSIPAETLNDVPGADQNKESSESLRSESASGSDSSSESSSSSGSSTSRSPSSLSSSSSSESSDDDNADSATGTTKGGSVYDTPYKQLHFTDTEIFVTPDDTMKDLKNDTGRVTVDLTTSLPAASENKQEGERTPSSSSSSGS from the exons ATGGATGACGTTCCCTGGGACATGTCACctattcctccaccaccatcagcaactGAAGCAATCGAAGAAGACCTTGCGTTTGATGCTAACCCTGCTTTAGAAATTGCAGTCCTGGAAACGATGGAACCGAAGACTGGTCCGGAACTTGCATCCCAACGACTGGAAGCAGAGCCCCTTCCTCATCAACAGCATGCTGTTAGCACATCCAGCATCCCAGCGGAGACCTTGAACGACGTTCCAGGAGCGGATCAAAACAAGGAATCGTCAGAAAGCTTAAGAAGTGAATCGGCATCGGGCAGCGATTCTTCATCCGAAAGCAGCTCGAGCAGTGGTTCGTCAACCAGCAGGAGCCCCTCGTCATTGTCTTCCAGCTCATCGTCAGAATCATCCGACGATGACAATGCTGATTCTGCTACCGGAACGACCAAAGGTGGAAGCGTTTAC GACACCCCATACAAGCAACTGCACTTCACTGATACGGAGATCTTTGTGACGCCGGACGATACCATGAAGGACCTCAAGAATGACACTGGTAGAGTGACGGTTGACTTAACGACTTCGCTTCCTGCTGCCTCGGAGAACAAGCAAGAAGGGGAGAGGACTcccagcagtagcagcagcagcggcagctaG